A window of Raineyella sp. W15-4 contains these coding sequences:
- a CDS encoding DNA repair helicase XPB produces MSRLDPGPLVVQSDRTLLLEVDHPLADECRLAIAPFAELERAPEHIHTYRLTPLGLWNARAAGHDAEQVVDVLLTYSRYPVPSTLLVDVAETMDKYGRLRIEKHPVHGLVLVSTDPAVLTEVVRAKQVAGMLGAVIDADTVAVHPSERGHLKQVLLKLGWPAEDLAGYVDGERHPIALAEDGWQLRTYQRQAVDSFWQGGSGVVVLPCGAGKTLVGAAAMARAGATTLILVTNTVSARQWRDELLRRTTLTPDEIGEYSGARKEIRPVTIATYQVITTKRNGIHPHLELFSARDWGLVVYDEVHLLPAPVFRMTADLQARRRLGLTATLVREDGHEGDVFSLIGPKRFDAPWKDLENQGWIAPAECIEVRVTLREDERLAYAMAEPDVRYRLAATAETKQRTIIELAERHRGTPTLVIGQYVDQLDELAAALDAPLVKGSTPETRREELFGAFRRGEITLLVVSKVANFSIDLPTAEVAIQVSGAFGSRQEEAQRLGRLLRPSGDKTARFYAVVSRDTSDADFAQHRQRFLAEQGYSYRIVDADDLEQLDRG; encoded by the coding sequence ATGTCACGCCTGGATCCGGGCCCGTTGGTCGTGCAATCGGACCGTACGCTCCTGCTCGAGGTCGACCATCCGCTGGCCGACGAGTGCCGGCTGGCGATCGCCCCGTTCGCCGAACTGGAGCGGGCCCCCGAACACATCCACACCTACCGGCTCACCCCGCTGGGGCTGTGGAACGCCCGGGCTGCCGGCCACGACGCCGAGCAGGTGGTCGACGTCCTGCTCACCTACTCGCGCTACCCGGTGCCCAGCACGCTGCTGGTCGACGTCGCCGAGACGATGGACAAGTACGGCCGGCTGCGGATCGAGAAGCACCCGGTGCACGGCCTGGTGCTGGTCTCCACCGACCCGGCGGTGCTCACCGAGGTGGTCCGGGCCAAGCAGGTGGCCGGGATGCTCGGCGCCGTGATCGACGCCGACACGGTGGCCGTCCATCCCTCCGAGCGGGGTCATCTCAAGCAGGTGCTGCTCAAGCTCGGCTGGCCGGCCGAGGACCTCGCCGGCTACGTCGACGGCGAACGCCACCCGATCGCCCTGGCCGAGGACGGCTGGCAGCTGCGGACCTACCAGCGCCAGGCGGTCGACTCCTTCTGGCAGGGCGGCTCGGGGGTCGTCGTGCTGCCCTGCGGGGCGGGCAAGACGCTGGTCGGCGCGGCGGCGATGGCGCGGGCCGGGGCGACCACGCTGATCCTGGTCACCAACACCGTCTCCGCCCGGCAGTGGCGTGACGAGCTGCTGCGGCGGACCACCCTGACCCCCGACGAGATCGGCGAGTACTCCGGCGCCCGCAAGGAGATCCGCCCGGTGACCATTGCGACGTACCAGGTGATCACCACCAAACGGAACGGCATCCACCCACACCTGGAGCTGTTCAGTGCCCGTGACTGGGGCCTGGTGGTGTACGACGAGGTGCACCTGCTGCCCGCCCCGGTGTTCCGGATGACGGCGGACCTGCAGGCCCGCCGTCGGCTCGGGCTGACCGCGACGCTGGTCCGCGAGGACGGCCACGAGGGGGACGTGTTCTCCCTGATCGGGCCGAAGCGCTTCGACGCACCGTGGAAGGACCTGGAGAACCAGGGCTGGATCGCCCCGGCCGAGTGCATCGAGGTGCGGGTCACCCTGCGGGAGGACGAACGGCTGGCGTACGCGATGGCGGAGCCGGACGTACGCTACCGGCTGGCGGCCACCGCGGAGACCAAACAGCGCACCATCATCGAGCTGGCCGAGCGCCACCGCGGCACGCCGACGCTGGTGATCGGGCAGTACGTCGACCAGCTCGACGAACTCGCCGCGGCCCTGGACGCACCGCTGGTCAAGGGGTCGACCCCCGAGACGCGGCGCGAGGAGCTCTTCGGCGCCTTCCGGCGCGGGGAGATCACCCTGCTGGTGGTCTCCAAGGTGGCCAATTTCTCCATCGACCTGCCGACCGCCGAGGTCGCGATCCAGGTCTCCGGCGCCTTCGGGTCCCGGCAGGAGGAGGCCCAGCGGCTGGGCCGGCTGCTGCGCCCGTCCGGTGACAAGACGGCCCGCTTCTACGCGGTGGTGTCGCGGGACACCTCGGACGCCGACTTCGCCCAGCACCGGCAGCGGTTCCTGGCCGAGCAGGGCTACAGCTACCGGATCGTCGACGCCGACGACCTGGAGCAGCTCGACCGCGGCTGA
- a CDS encoding NUDIX hydrolase — protein MSSAHQPHFHERPGIAVAPQLRPWKYRRASRVVIVGPGEQEPEVLLFHDSDPGLDGSRWWVTPGGGIDGDETPAQAAVREVREETGFVAAEADLVGPVAHRTARHGYSDQVLEQEEWFFLLATPRFRVSTAGHTEDEQLTLKGSRWWPLSALAGSDDWIWPDLLLDLVALGDLPDRWPVELGLSVAESTVAVTEDAVPPQQ, from the coding sequence GTGAGCTCCGCGCATCAGCCCCATTTCCACGAACGTCCCGGCATCGCGGTCGCGCCGCAGTTGCGGCCCTGGAAGTACCGGCGGGCGTCCCGCGTCGTCATCGTCGGTCCGGGGGAGCAGGAGCCGGAGGTGCTGCTCTTCCACGACTCCGATCCCGGGCTGGACGGGTCCCGCTGGTGGGTCACCCCCGGCGGCGGCATCGACGGCGACGAGACGCCGGCACAGGCCGCGGTGCGCGAGGTGCGCGAGGAGACCGGGTTCGTCGCGGCCGAGGCGGACCTGGTCGGGCCGGTCGCGCATCGTACGGCCCGGCACGGCTACTCCGACCAGGTGCTGGAGCAGGAGGAGTGGTTCTTCCTGCTCGCCACCCCGCGCTTCCGGGTCTCCACCGCGGGCCACACCGAGGACGAGCAGCTCACCCTCAAGGGGTCGCGTTGGTGGCCGTTGAGCGCCCTCGCCGGCTCCGACGACTGGATCTGGCCCGATCTGCTGCTCGACCTGGTCGCCCTCGGCGACCTGCCGGACCGCTGGCCGGTGGAGCTGGGGCTGAGCGTCGCCGAGTCGACGGTCGCGGTGACCGAGGACGCCGTCCCGCCGCAGCAGTGA
- a CDS encoding FMN-binding negative transcriptional regulator produces the protein MYIPQHFAMGDDEIRTFLATVDTADLVTRHGEDLEASYLPFVYDPAPAPYGRLIAHLQRNNPQVREPITGPGLVIAHGIEHYVSPVGLPSKAEHGRVVPTWDYVTVHVRGEVRLHDDLEWTRQAVTALTERHEPAGEWTVQDPPGDFVDRMLRAVIGLEVVITGWSGKAKMAQNKAPADLAVLIERLRAAGDTEGAEYLERVSLPAAVARAELVADVRTRGRG, from the coding sequence ATGTACATTCCGCAGCACTTCGCGATGGGCGACGACGAGATCCGTACGTTCCTGGCGACCGTGGACACGGCCGACCTGGTCACCCGGCACGGCGAGGACCTGGAGGCCAGCTACCTCCCGTTCGTGTACGACCCCGCCCCGGCACCGTACGGCCGGCTGATCGCCCACCTGCAGCGCAACAACCCGCAGGTCCGTGAGCCGATCACCGGCCCCGGCCTGGTCATCGCCCACGGCATCGAGCACTATGTCAGCCCGGTGGGGCTGCCGTCGAAGGCCGAGCACGGCCGGGTGGTGCCGACCTGGGACTACGTGACCGTCCATGTCCGCGGCGAGGTGCGACTGCACGACGACCTGGAGTGGACCCGTCAGGCGGTGACGGCGCTGACCGAGCGGCACGAGCCGGCCGGGGAGTGGACGGTGCAGGACCCGCCCGGTGACTTCGTCGACCGGATGCTGCGAGCCGTGATCGGGCTGGAGGTCGTCATCACCGGCTGGTCGGGCAAGGCCAAGATGGCCCAGAACAAGGCGCCGGCCGACCTGGCCGTGCTGATCGAGCGACTCCGCGCGGCCGGGGACACCGAGGGCGCCGAGTATCTGGAGCGGGTCAGCCTGCCGGCCGCGGTCGCCCGGGCCGAGCTGGTCGCCGACGTCCGCACCCGCGGGCGCGGCTGA
- a CDS encoding copper homeostasis protein CutC has product MDSVLEVLCGHADDARRAEEGGADRVHLVAQAGSGELSPAPDVVAQVCAATHLPVRVTLRLREGWTTDGGEVTRLRGLAAAYLDAGAEGMVMGFLDQWSAIDTDVCATVAGDAGWPWTFDRAVDQCLDFDHAWVALRRLPGLDQVMSAGSARDVEHGLDDLVERARTDRWAAEKLIAAGGLQPEHVPWLHRAGIRAFHVDAQVRPLGSFRAWVDAGLVHSWRDLLDRSDRRAG; this is encoded by the coding sequence ATGGACAGCGTCCTGGAGGTGCTCTGCGGGCACGCCGACGACGCCCGCCGGGCCGAGGAGGGCGGCGCCGACCGGGTCCACCTGGTGGCCCAGGCCGGATCCGGTGAGCTGTCGCCGGCGCCCGACGTGGTGGCGCAGGTCTGCGCCGCCACCCACCTGCCGGTCCGGGTCACCCTGCGGCTGCGGGAGGGGTGGACGACCGACGGCGGTGAGGTGACCCGGCTGCGCGGGCTGGCCGCGGCCTACCTCGACGCCGGGGCCGAGGGGATGGTGATGGGCTTCCTCGACCAGTGGTCGGCGATCGACACCGACGTGTGCGCCACCGTCGCCGGGGACGCCGGCTGGCCGTGGACCTTCGACCGGGCGGTCGACCAGTGCCTGGACTTCGACCACGCCTGGGTGGCGCTGCGCCGGCTGCCGGGGCTCGACCAGGTGATGAGCGCCGGCTCGGCCCGCGACGTCGAGCACGGGCTGGACGACCTGGTCGAACGGGCCCGCACCGACCGGTGGGCGGCCGAGAAGCTGATCGCCGCCGGCGGCCTGCAGCCCGAACACGTGCCCTGGCTGCACCGTGCCGGGATCCGCGCCTTCCACGTCGACGCCCAGGTGCGCCCGCTCGGGTCGTTCCGGGCCTGGGTGGATGCCGGGCTGGTGCACAGCTGGCGTGACCTGCTCGATCGCAGTGATCGCCGCGCGGGATGA
- a CDS encoding dipeptidase, whose translation MELIPVVDGHNDLAWALREHGYDLLAHELDRSRPEFHTDVPRLRAGGVRAQFWSVFVPGTLAGDLAVAATLEQIDAVGAFIDRYPAHFRRVADADEFDRLVLAGPDAPIASLMGAEGGHSIANSLGVLRTLHRLGVRYLTLTHNENTDWADSATDEPRHHGLTAFGTEVIREMNRLGMIVDLSHTSADTMADALAVSTAPVIFSHSSSRAVCPHPRNVPDDILVDLAAQGGLCMVTFVAPFVSEAAYEWRSRAEDEARHQGLDVHDHDQMGAFYESYPIAMPPAGLEDVVAHFEHLREVVGVDHLGVGADFDGTSWLPEGLSDVSCYPRLWEALARGGWSRDDLEKVGWRNMSRVLHEVEDRAAAMRATRRDPADEAAAMRPA comes from the coding sequence ATGGAGCTGATACCGGTGGTCGACGGACACAACGACCTGGCCTGGGCCCTGCGCGAACACGGCTACGACCTGCTCGCCCACGAGCTCGACCGGAGCCGCCCCGAATTCCACACCGATGTGCCGCGGCTGCGGGCCGGCGGTGTCCGCGCCCAGTTCTGGTCGGTGTTCGTGCCGGGCACCCTGGCCGGGGACCTGGCGGTCGCGGCGACCCTGGAGCAGATCGACGCGGTCGGCGCATTCATCGACCGCTACCCGGCGCACTTCCGCCGGGTGGCCGACGCCGACGAGTTCGACCGGCTGGTGCTGGCCGGTCCGGACGCACCGATCGCCTCGCTGATGGGCGCCGAGGGGGGACACTCCATCGCCAACTCGCTGGGCGTGCTGCGTACGCTGCACCGCCTCGGCGTGCGCTACCTCACCCTCACCCACAACGAGAACACCGACTGGGCCGACTCGGCCACCGACGAGCCGCGCCACCACGGGCTGACCGCCTTCGGCACCGAGGTGATCCGCGAGATGAACCGGCTCGGGATGATCGTCGACCTCTCCCACACCTCGGCCGACACGATGGCCGACGCGCTGGCGGTCTCCACCGCCCCGGTGATCTTCTCGCACTCCTCGTCCCGGGCGGTCTGCCCGCACCCGCGCAACGTGCCGGACGACATCCTGGTCGACCTGGCCGCCCAGGGCGGCCTGTGCATGGTCACCTTCGTCGCCCCGTTCGTCTCCGAGGCGGCGTACGAGTGGCGCAGCCGGGCCGAGGACGAGGCCCGCCACCAAGGCCTGGACGTGCACGACCACGACCAGATGGGCGCCTTCTACGAGTCGTACCCGATCGCCATGCCGCCGGCCGGTCTGGAGGACGTCGTCGCCCACTTCGAGCACCTGCGCGAGGTGGTCGGGGTCGACCACCTCGGGGTCGGCGCCGACTTCGACGGCACCAGCTGGCTGCCCGAGGGGCTGTCCGACGTGTCCTGCTACCCGCGGCTATGGGAGGCACTGGCCCGCGGCGGCTGGAGCCGCGACGATCTGGAGAAGGTCGGCTGGCGGAACATGTCCCGGGTGCTCCACGAGGTCGAGGACCGGGCCGCGGCGATGCGGGCCACCCGACGGGACCCGGCCGACGAGGCCGCGGCGATGCGGCCGGCCTGA
- the groL gene encoding chaperonin GroEL (60 kDa chaperone family; promotes refolding of misfolded polypeptides especially under stressful conditions; forms two stacked rings of heptamers to form a barrel-shaped 14mer; ends can be capped by GroES; misfolded proteins enter the barrel where they are refolded when GroES binds) gives MAKLIEFDVEARRGLERGMNTLADAVKVTLGPKGRNVVLEKKWGAPTITNDGVSIAKEIELEEPYEKIGAELVKEVAKKTDDVAGDGTTTATVLAQAIVREGLKNVTAGANPMSLKKGIEKAVAAINDQLLAMATDVETKAQIAATASISAADTQVGEIIAEAMDKVGKEGVITVDESNTFGLELELTEGMRFDKGYISPYFVTDTERMETVLDNPYILLVNSKVSNLKELLPVLEKVMQAGKPLVVIAEDVEGEALAGLIVNKIRGTFQSVAVKAPGFGDRRKAMLADMAILTGGQVISEEVGLKLEQADLTLMGSARQVIVTKDETTIIEGAGEADAIEGRVNQIRAEIEHSDSDYDREKLQERLAKLAGGVAVIKVGAATEVELNERKHRIEDAVRNAKAAVEEGILPGGGVALIQAAKAVNLDLQGEEKVGAQIVFRAVQAPLKQIAVNAGLEGGVVAEKVANLPAGQGLNAATGEYVDMVAAGIIDPAKVTRSALQNAASIGALFLTTEAVIADKPEPAQVPTGHSADEMGGVGF, from the coding sequence ATGGCAAAGCTGATTGAATTCGACGTCGAGGCCCGCCGCGGCCTCGAGCGGGGGATGAACACCCTCGCCGACGCAGTCAAGGTCACCCTCGGCCCCAAGGGCCGCAATGTCGTGCTGGAGAAGAAGTGGGGCGCCCCCACCATCACCAACGACGGTGTGTCCATCGCCAAGGAGATCGAGCTCGAGGAGCCGTACGAGAAGATCGGCGCCGAGCTCGTCAAGGAGGTCGCCAAGAAGACCGACGACGTCGCCGGTGACGGCACCACCACGGCCACCGTGCTGGCCCAGGCCATCGTCCGCGAGGGCCTCAAGAACGTCACCGCCGGTGCCAACCCGATGAGCCTCAAGAAGGGCATCGAGAAGGCCGTCGCCGCGATCAACGACCAGCTGCTGGCGATGGCCACCGACGTGGAGACCAAGGCGCAGATCGCCGCCACCGCCTCCATCTCGGCCGCCGACACCCAGGTCGGCGAGATCATCGCCGAGGCGATGGACAAGGTCGGCAAGGAAGGCGTCATCACCGTCGACGAGTCGAACACCTTCGGCCTGGAGCTCGAGCTCACCGAGGGCATGCGCTTCGACAAGGGCTACATCTCGCCCTACTTCGTCACCGACACCGAGCGCATGGAGACCGTGCTCGACAACCCCTACATCCTGCTGGTGAACTCCAAGGTCTCCAACCTCAAGGAGCTCCTGCCGGTGCTGGAGAAGGTCATGCAGGCCGGCAAGCCGCTGGTCGTCATCGCCGAGGACGTCGAGGGTGAGGCCCTCGCCGGCCTGATCGTCAACAAGATCCGCGGCACCTTCCAGTCCGTCGCCGTCAAGGCCCCCGGCTTCGGCGACCGTCGCAAGGCGATGCTGGCCGACATGGCCATCCTCACCGGCGGCCAGGTGATCTCCGAGGAGGTCGGCCTCAAGCTGGAGCAGGCCGATCTGACCCTGATGGGCTCCGCCCGCCAGGTGATCGTCACCAAGGACGAGACCACCATCATCGAGGGCGCCGGCGAGGCCGACGCGATCGAGGGCCGGGTCAACCAGATCCGCGCCGAGATCGAGCACAGCGACTCCGACTACGACCGCGAGAAGCTGCAGGAGCGGCTGGCCAAGCTGGCCGGTGGCGTGGCCGTGATCAAGGTCGGCGCCGCCACCGAGGTCGAGCTCAACGAGCGCAAGCACCGGATCGAGGACGCCGTCCGCAACGCCAAGGCGGCTGTCGAGGAGGGTATCCTGCCCGGCGGTGGCGTGGCCCTGATCCAGGCCGCCAAGGCGGTCAACCTCGACCTGCAGGGCGAGGAGAAGGTCGGCGCCCAGATCGTCTTCCGCGCGGTCCAGGCCCCGCTGAAGCAGATCGCCGTGAACGCCGGTCTCGAGGGCGGCGTGGTGGCCGAGAAGGTCGCCAACCTGCCCGCCGGCCAGGGCCTCAACGCCGCGACCGGTGAGTACGTGGACATGGTCGCTGCGGGCATCATCGACCCGGCCAAGGTGACTCGCTCCGCGCTGCAGAACGCCGCCTCGATCGGGGCGCTGTTCCTCACCACCGAGGCCGTCATCGCCGACAAGCCCGAGCCGGCCCAGGTGCCGACCGGTCACTCCGCCGACGAGATGGGCGGCGTCGGCTTCTGA
- a CDS encoding DUF3263 domain-containing protein translates to MTSAHPDPAVDRPDVSGVGDASGVGMGVGLGELSELERCILDAAGGRWTDPAGGRETIREQFGISVTRYYQVLNALLDEPAALAYDPLVVKRLLRQRERDRRERSARRLAN, encoded by the coding sequence ATGACCTCAGCCCACCCCGATCCCGCGGTCGATCGTCCCGATGTCTCCGGGGTGGGCGATGCCTCCGGAGTGGGTATGGGAGTGGGCCTGGGGGAGTTGTCAGAGCTGGAGCGGTGCATCCTCGATGCCGCGGGGGGCCGCTGGACCGATCCGGCGGGCGGCCGGGAGACGATCCGGGAACAGTTCGGGATCTCCGTCACCCGGTACTACCAGGTGCTCAACGCGCTGCTCGACGAGCCGGCCGCCCTCGCGTACGACCCCCTGGTGGTGAAGCGGCTGCTCCGTCAACGAGAACGGGATCGGCGGGAGCGCTCTGCCCGTCGGCTGGCGAACTGA